Genomic window (Bacillota bacterium LX-D):
CTAAAAGAGGTGCGTTTGCTAACATATCTCTAGTTATACCTATGGATTGAAAACAAGATGGAGATAGGAACTTACTATTAATTAAAGTTTTGTATTTGTCAACAATCACGTCATTAGATAATTTTATGGCACTTACTTCTAATATTTGGTCTAAATTTAAACCATTTGTTGTAATTGCAAGAATAATAAAATTCATTATTGACCAACTAACCTTCAATAAAAATTAGATTGTTATTAAGTTTAGTACAATAAAACAATTTAGAGAAAGGAATTTTATTTTTTAATAGAACATCATTAATTATTTTTTTATATTCGCAACAGAATTTAATAGCCAATCCACAATTTACAGATATCTGCCTGGGTACAGGAATAATTTTAGCATCAAGA
Coding sequences:
- a CDS encoding DUF3343 domain-containing protein, which codes for MERQEEYCLYTFTSTSYAIQAERKIKELNASLDAKIIPVPRQISVNCGLAIKFCCEYKKIINDVLLKNKIPFSKLFYCTKLNNNLIFIEG